The following proteins are co-located in the Hydrogenobacter hydrogenophilus genome:
- the yajC gene encoding preprotein translocase subunit YajC — MIDIAYAQQSAQGGPAGAFFVQLIFLIGIFAIFYFLIIRPQQKARKKHQEFLAQLKRGDKVITSGGIWGTVVDIGEDTITLKVDANTKITFTKDAIISYQPKAKEEKTEKE; from the coding sequence ATGATAGACATAGCTTACGCACAGCAGTCAGCACAAGGAGGACCAGCTGGAGCCTTTTTTGTTCAGCTCATTTTTCTCATAGGTATCTTTGCTATTTTTTACTTTCTTATAATAAGACCACAGCAGAAAGCAAGAAAAAAGCATCAAGAGTTCCTTGCACAGCTAAAGAGAGGTGATAAGGTGATAACAAGTGGAGGCATATGGGGTACTGTAGTAGATATAGGGGAAGATACCATCACCTTAAAAGTGGATGCAAATACCAAAATCACCTTCACCAAGGATGCTATAATCAGCTATCAACCCAAAGCCAAGGAGGAAAAGACAGAAAAAGAGTGA